Proteins encoded in a region of the Enterococcus gilvus ATCC BAA-350 genome:
- the glyS gene encoding glycine--tRNA ligase subunit beta encodes MAKNLLLEIGLEEMPAHVVWPSIKQLEERVSNFLSENNLTFEAIETFSTPRRLAIRVTKIPDRQDDVQEEVKGPAKKIALDAEGNWSKAAQGFVRGQGLTTDAITFRELNGVEYVYVTKYIHGKESKEVLTGLLDVVKSMNFPTMMHWGDTMFEYIRPIHWIVALLDDEVIPFELLDVKTGHTTEGHRFLGDQVELSDPSEYEGKLEEQFVLADAHKRQQLIVEQIEAIAEKNKWVIPLDPDLLEEVTNLVEYPTAFVGDFEERFLSIPEEVLVTSMKEHQRYFEVRNQAGMLLPHFISVRNGNSVKLDNVIKGNQKVLAARLEDGEFFFEEDKKLSIEACVEKLKNVTFHEKIGSMYEKMQRVGQISQVIGKRIGLSEEELTDLKRASEIYKFDLVTNMVGEFPELQGIMGEKYALLKGEKPAVATAIREHYLPISSEGALPQTAIGAVLAIADKIDSVLGFFAVGMIPSGSNDPYALRRQTYGIVRIVEAQGWTFPFTDMQGAIVDAINEDVLDYGIHFNRDQKEFIDFFKGRLRQRLQIQNIRHDVIDAVVDSRQDDLVQIFKTAQIFDQHVTDAHFKEAMEALTRVINLAKKADMSVITFKVDQTLFENASEKELYDAVKEAEDEFANQSMAENYQTLTNLRPVIERYFNDTMIMVEDEKVRDNRLNQLAIIARMANALASIDKIITK; translated from the coding sequence ATGGCGAAAAATCTACTATTAGAAATCGGTTTAGAAGAAATGCCAGCCCACGTGGTTTGGCCAAGTATCAAGCAATTAGAAGAAAGAGTCTCAAACTTTTTGTCAGAGAACAACCTGACCTTTGAAGCGATCGAGACCTTCTCCACGCCTCGGCGTTTAGCGATCCGTGTAACAAAGATCCCCGATCGTCAAGACGATGTTCAAGAAGAAGTGAAGGGACCAGCCAAGAAGATTGCGCTGGATGCAGAGGGCAATTGGAGTAAAGCGGCCCAAGGCTTTGTCCGCGGCCAGGGACTGACGACAGATGCCATCACATTCCGTGAATTGAACGGCGTGGAATATGTCTATGTCACAAAATATATCCACGGAAAAGAAAGCAAAGAAGTGTTGACTGGGCTTTTAGATGTCGTGAAGAGCATGAATTTCCCAACGATGATGCATTGGGGCGACACGATGTTTGAATACATCCGTCCGATTCACTGGATCGTGGCACTGCTGGACGACGAAGTGATTCCTTTTGAATTGCTAGACGTGAAAACAGGACACACCACTGAAGGCCATCGTTTCTTGGGAGACCAAGTCGAATTGTCTGATCCAAGTGAATACGAAGGCAAATTAGAAGAGCAATTTGTGCTTGCGGATGCCCATAAGCGTCAACAGCTTATCGTAGAACAAATCGAAGCGATCGCTGAGAAAAACAAATGGGTGATCCCCCTTGATCCCGATTTGTTAGAAGAAGTGACCAACCTCGTCGAATACCCAACGGCATTTGTCGGTGATTTCGAAGAACGCTTCTTGTCTATACCGGAGGAAGTTCTTGTCACTTCTATGAAAGAACACCAACGGTACTTTGAAGTGCGCAACCAAGCTGGGATGCTGTTGCCGCATTTCATTTCTGTTCGTAACGGAAACAGCGTGAAATTAGATAATGTCATCAAAGGGAACCAAAAAGTATTAGCCGCTCGTTTAGAGGATGGCGAGTTCTTCTTTGAAGAGGACAAAAAATTGTCTATCGAAGCCTGTGTTGAAAAATTGAAGAATGTTACTTTCCATGAAAAAATCGGCAGCATGTACGAAAAAATGCAGCGTGTGGGTCAGATCAGCCAAGTCATCGGAAAACGAATCGGCTTGAGTGAGGAAGAATTGACGGACTTGAAACGTGCTTCAGAAATCTACAAATTCGACCTCGTGACCAATATGGTCGGTGAGTTCCCAGAATTGCAGGGGATCATGGGTGAGAAATATGCGTTGCTGAAGGGTGAAAAGCCGGCTGTTGCCACAGCGATTCGCGAGCATTATTTGCCTATCTCATCAGAAGGCGCGCTGCCGCAAACAGCGATCGGTGCTGTTTTAGCGATTGCAGATAAGATCGACAGCGTCTTAGGTTTCTTTGCTGTAGGAATGATCCCAAGCGGCTCAAATGACCCTTACGCATTACGTCGTCAAACATACGGCATCGTGCGGATCGTGGAAGCTCAAGGCTGGACCTTCCCATTCACAGATATGCAAGGAGCGATCGTCGACGCGATCAACGAGGATGTCTTGGATTACGGGATTCACTTCAATCGTGACCAAAAAGAATTTATCGACTTCTTTAAGGGGCGCCTGCGTCAACGTCTGCAGATCCAAAACATTCGTCATGACGTGATCGATGCTGTCGTGGATTCACGCCAAGATGATCTTGTACAGATCTTCAAAACAGCGCAAATCTTTGATCAGCATGTGACGGATGCCCATTTCAAAGAAGCGATGGAAGCTTTGACGCGTGTCATCAATTTGGCGAAAAAAGCGGATATGTCCGTTATCACGTTCAAAGTGGATCAAACGTTATTCGAGAATGCGAGTGAAAAAGAATTGTATGACGCGGTGAAGGAAGCCGAAGATGAATTCGCAAACCAAAGCATGGCGGAAAACTATCAAACCTTGACGAATCTGCGTCCAGTGATCGAACGTTACTTCAACGACACGATGATCATGGTAGAGGACGAAAAAGTTCGCGACAATCGCTTGAATCAATTAGCGATCATCGCTCGCATGGCAAATGCCCTAGCAAGCATCGACAAGATCATTACAAAATAA
- a CDS encoding AEC family transporter, whose amino-acid sequence MVSAYINIFFIFVLMFIGYVLTYKQWFSNQIGDAFSKLVLQIALPCNMFLTITKNFSRSEFLHLVSGMVIPLLSMLLTFVLSFAYRRLFKISSARKGIFSTMFTCSNTIFIGLPINLAIFGEKAVPYVLLYYIVNTTIFWTLGIYFIARDNPQIEQATVNFHLVPILKKIFSPALLGFLIGLAAVLINTTVPASLATFLGYLANLTTPLSMFVIGIIVYNVGIKNLTLNKDILGVLIGRYVISPLVVWILGQWIIVPPLMLSVFIIQSAMPVQNSVPILARSYDADQPFAASSLGYSVLLYLAYIPLLLKLIL is encoded by the coding sequence ATGGTTTCTGCATATATCAATATCTTTTTTATTTTTGTCTTGATGTTCATCGGCTACGTGCTGACATATAAGCAATGGTTCTCCAATCAAATTGGCGATGCCTTCTCAAAGCTGGTCTTACAGATCGCACTGCCCTGTAATATGTTCCTGACGATCACGAAGAATTTTTCTCGTTCTGAATTTCTTCACTTGGTCAGCGGAATGGTGATCCCGCTGCTGTCGATGCTGCTGACTTTTGTGCTCAGCTTTGCCTATCGACGGCTCTTCAAGATCTCCTCTGCCCGCAAAGGGATCTTCTCTACGATGTTTACCTGCTCCAACACGATCTTCATTGGACTGCCCATCAACTTGGCGATCTTTGGTGAAAAGGCGGTGCCTTATGTACTGCTGTACTATATTGTAAATACTACGATTTTTTGGACGCTGGGCATTTATTTCATCGCTCGCGACAATCCGCAGATCGAACAGGCGACAGTTAATTTTCACCTAGTCCCCATTCTGAAAAAAATCTTTTCTCCTGCCCTGCTTGGGTTTCTGATTGGGCTTGCGGCGGTCTTGATCAATACTACCGTACCGGCTTCTCTTGCCACGTTTTTAGGGTATCTTGCGAATCTGACGACACCTTTATCCATGTTCGTGATCGGGATCATTGTCTATAACGTCGGGATCAAGAACCTTACCTTGAACAAAGACATCCTTGGTGTGCTCATCGGACGCTATGTGATCTCCCCCTTGGTCGTTTGGATTTTAGGTCAATGGATCATCGTGCCGCCGCTGATGCTCTCGGTCTTCATCATACAATCTGCGATGCCTGTCCAAAATTCTGTACCGATCTTGGCACGCTCCTACGATGCCGATCAACCGTTTGCGGCATCTTCTCTCGGCTATTCCGTCTTGCTTTATCTGGCGTATATCCCGCTTTTGCTAAAATTGATCCTATAA
- a CDS encoding fructose-bisphosphatase class III: protein MLSTREKYYQMLEKEFRTREAVMTELINLEAIMHLPKGTELYISDIHGEFTAFDHILRTGAGNIKEKISLLFGDRLTEHEKDKLTILVAYPKEALADQAFYAYRDRSWYRKKIRQLLELLAFCSTKYTRSKVRKALPKQYAYIIEELMYTDTNYSDKAAYFDQILAHLLDLDQGRPFIVALCQSIQRLVVDHLHVVGDIYDRGPEADKVMDRLCQHPSVDIQWGNHDILWIGAYAGSRACLMTLLRIAARYNYLYEIEQAYALNLRPLFMHAEEHYDKNPIFTPKEKNSSESYSIESLDSLEKVHQALSILQFKLEGQLIKRHPDFKMEDRLLLEKIDYDNETISLNGKSYPLQGSCFQTLQKDVHALTEQEEYVVDTLLTSFQQSSKMQEHIQLLLNKGSMYRVYNQHLLFHGCLPLKKDGSFLPLTVEGTDYGGKDLLNFFEDHIRSGCQSQKKDSSSADWIWYCWTGKISPQFGKSAMTTFERYFIADKATHKEIKNPYYHYRDTKETCQMILEEFALYSPNSRIINGHTPVKVQDGESPIKGEGMLFVIDGGLSKAYQKTTGIAGYSLLNNSYGFQLVTHDPFESVENLLEKQADETSLKRVIDKDLKRLLIKDTTVGDSLEEQIENLTGLLHYQDKNNS, encoded by the coding sequence ATGCTATCGACCCGCGAAAAGTATTATCAAATGTTGGAAAAAGAATTTCGCACCAGAGAGGCGGTCATGACCGAGTTGATCAACTTAGAAGCTATCATGCACTTGCCTAAAGGAACCGAACTTTACATTAGTGATATTCATGGGGAGTTCACCGCCTTCGACCATATTTTGCGGACAGGCGCAGGGAACATCAAAGAAAAGATCAGCCTGCTTTTTGGTGATCGGCTGACGGAGCACGAGAAGGACAAGCTGACGATCTTAGTCGCCTATCCAAAGGAAGCGCTGGCAGATCAGGCGTTTTATGCCTACCGTGACCGCTCATGGTATCGCAAAAAGATTCGCCAATTATTGGAGCTGCTGGCCTTTTGTTCAACAAAGTATACGCGCTCGAAAGTTCGGAAAGCGCTGCCCAAGCAATACGCTTATATCATTGAAGAATTGATGTATACTGATACGAATTATTCAGACAAGGCTGCCTACTTCGATCAAATTCTGGCGCACCTCCTCGACTTGGATCAAGGCAGACCGTTTATTGTCGCATTGTGTCAGAGTATCCAACGCCTAGTGGTGGACCACCTGCACGTCGTCGGCGATATCTATGACCGCGGACCGGAAGCAGACAAGGTGATGGACAGGCTTTGCCAGCACCCTTCCGTCGATATCCAGTGGGGCAACCATGACATTCTCTGGATCGGCGCTTACGCCGGGTCTCGTGCCTGCCTCATGACCTTATTAAGAATCGCCGCCCGCTACAATTATCTCTATGAGATCGAACAAGCCTATGCGCTGAACCTGCGTCCGCTGTTCATGCACGCAGAAGAACATTACGACAAAAATCCGATCTTCACACCAAAAGAGAAAAACAGCAGTGAAAGCTATTCGATCGAAAGCTTAGACAGTTTAGAAAAGGTTCACCAAGCGTTGTCGATCCTTCAATTTAAGCTGGAGGGGCAATTGATCAAGCGTCACCCTGATTTTAAAATGGAAGACCGGTTATTGCTGGAGAAGATCGATTACGACAACGAAACGATCTCGCTTAATGGCAAAAGCTATCCGCTGCAGGGAAGCTGCTTCCAAACGTTGCAAAAGGATGTCCACGCACTGACGGAGCAGGAAGAATACGTCGTTGATACCCTACTGACTTCCTTCCAGCAATCGTCGAAGATGCAGGAACACATCCAACTGCTCCTGAACAAAGGCTCCATGTACCGCGTCTACAACCAGCACCTGCTCTTTCATGGTTGTCTGCCCTTGAAAAAAGACGGCAGCTTTTTGCCGCTGACTGTAGAAGGGACTGATTACGGCGGGAAGGACCTGCTGAATTTCTTTGAAGATCACATCCGCTCAGGCTGTCAAAGTCAGAAAAAGGACAGTTCTTCCGCGGATTGGATCTGGTATTGCTGGACTGGAAAGATCTCCCCGCAATTTGGAAAGAGCGCCATGACGACCTTTGAACGCTATTTTATTGCAGACAAGGCGACGCATAAGGAAATCAAAAACCCTTATTATCACTATCGGGATACGAAGGAAACGTGTCAGATGATTTTGGAGGAGTTTGCGCTGTATTCCCCTAATTCACGGATCATCAACGGGCATACCCCTGTCAAGGTCCAGGATGGCGAATCTCCGATCAAGGGTGAAGGCATGCTGTTCGTCATCGACGGCGGGCTCTCAAAGGCGTATCAAAAGACGACTGGCATCGCAGGCTACTCCCTGCTGAATAATTCCTACGGCTTTCAGCTTGTGACCCATGATCCCTTTGAATCTGTCGAAAATCTCTTAGAAAAACAAGCCGACGAAACCTCGTTGAAGCGTGTGATCGATAAAGACCTGAAGCGGCTTTTGATCAAGGATACGACCGTCGGGGACAGCCTCGAAGAACAGATCGAAAATCTGACTGGCTTGCTTCATTATCAAGACAAAAACAATAGCTAA
- a CDS encoding pyruvate, water dikinase regulatory protein yields the protein MKRSVPLYMISDSVGETSLKLVNAAAAQFPSVEFDLSYRFPFTKDEDELKSILGDALKDGAVVITTLVSDNLTKIVTDFSERTGLQCINLMNPFMEIVYQKTGVAPLQQAGVVHKLNQEYFDRVAAIEFAVKYDDGKDAKGFLEADLVLLGISRTSKTPLSMYLANNRLKVANLPLIPEVPLPEQIKAVPKEKIVGLLIEPEVQKKIRMSRLNSLGLAENSRYSDINRIKEEVDYAMRVYDELGAFTLDVTNKSIEESATLICEHLDNNL from the coding sequence ATGAAAAGAAGTGTACCATTATACATGATCTCTGATTCAGTCGGTGAAACCTCGCTGAAGTTAGTAAACGCCGCAGCAGCCCAATTTCCTTCAGTAGAATTTGATTTGTCGTATCGTTTTCCTTTTACGAAGGATGAAGACGAGTTAAAAAGTATTTTAGGGGATGCTCTAAAGGACGGCGCAGTCGTGATCACGACTCTGGTCAGCGACAATCTGACGAAGATCGTCACGGACTTTAGCGAACGAACAGGGCTTCAATGTATTAATTTAATGAATCCTTTCATGGAGATCGTTTATCAAAAAACGGGTGTGGCTCCTTTGCAGCAGGCAGGTGTCGTCCATAAATTGAATCAGGAATATTTTGACCGTGTCGCTGCGATCGAATTTGCGGTGAAGTATGATGACGGCAAAGATGCGAAAGGCTTTTTAGAGGCGGATCTTGTATTGCTCGGGATCTCTCGCACGTCGAAAACACCGTTAAGTATGTATCTTGCGAACAATCGCTTGAAGGTAGCAAACTTGCCGCTGATCCCTGAAGTTCCCTTGCCCGAACAAATCAAAGCAGTTCCAAAGGAGAAGATCGTTGGTCTGCTGATCGAACCAGAAGTTCAGAAAAAAATCCGTATGAGTCGGTTGAATTCCCTCGGCTTGGCTGAGAATTCTCGCTATTCAGATATCAATCGTATCAAAGAGGAAGTCGATTATGCCATGCGCGTTTACGATGAGTTGGGTGCCTTCACGTTAGATGTCACCAACAAATCGATCGAAGAATCTGCGACATTGATCTGCGAGCATTTAGACAATAATTTATAA
- a CDS encoding CBS domain-containing protein has product MNLSQRQEKIIEIVKRDQPLSGEKIAEHLGISHATLRTDLSFLTMAGILEASPKVGYTYTGVGIEQFLFDKIFSVKVEEIMLSPLLTPQDTSIHDAITNMFMYDVGSIYVTDKEQHLVGLLSRKDLLRASLNSNLQNTPVAVVMTRAPHLQTCTKDYTILEAGAVLLDYQVDSLPVVSEDDPKKVIGKITKSRIFNYIMQQAKQTETNR; this is encoded by the coding sequence ATGAACTTATCACAAAGGCAAGAGAAAATCATTGAGATCGTGAAACGCGATCAACCCTTGAGTGGCGAGAAAATCGCTGAACACTTAGGAATCTCACATGCTACTTTACGGACTGACCTTTCCTTCTTAACAATGGCAGGCATTTTAGAGGCGAGCCCAAAGGTCGGCTATACCTACACAGGTGTGGGGATCGAGCAGTTTTTATTCGATAAAATCTTTTCCGTCAAGGTCGAAGAGATTATGTTGTCCCCGCTGTTGACACCGCAGGACACGTCGATCCATGACGCGATCACCAATATGTTCATGTATGATGTTGGTTCGATCTATGTGACTGATAAAGAACAGCATCTCGTCGGTCTTTTGTCCCGCAAAGATTTATTGCGTGCGTCTTTAAACAGCAATTTGCAAAACACCCCCGTTGCGGTGGTCATGACGCGTGCGCCGCATCTGCAAACATGTACGAAGGATTATACGATCTTGGAAGCTGGCGCTGTTTTGCTGGATTACCAAGTCGACTCTCTTCCTGTAGTTAGTGAAGACGATCCGAAAAAAGTGATTGGCAAAATTACGAAGTCTCGGATTTTTAATTATATTATGCAACAAGCCAAACAAACGGAAACCAATCGATAG